The window GTCGGGATCTCCGGCGACTGTCCCGGCAGCCGGGTTTCCCGGGGGATCTCCCGCTGCCGACCCTGTGAGTTTCCGGCCACACGTCATAATAATATTCCCGCTTCCCGGAATTTGAATCATCCACCGCGGTCTTCGGCCCGGGATCGGTCACCGGGCCTGCGACCGGATGCCGGATCGCCTCCCTCGGGGAGGAGTGGTGGACAAGCCGTATACACCATGTTCATTACCCCTGAAAGCGGTTTCATATAACCACTTGTCTAAAATTTTTTTCTGAGTTCGCCGACCGCATCCTGAACCGGTCGCACTTCAAAGTATCTTAGCACATCTGAATGCATCTTCCAAGATCTTATGTCGCCGCTTGTTGCTCCCGTTTTTGAATTCGCCTATACTGGAAATCGTCATTCTTCCGTGAAGATTAAGGAGGTCTCCCCATGGAATGGCTGAAATTGTTCGGCAAACTGTTCCTCACCCTTGGACTGGCCATCGCGGGAACGATTCTGCTTTCCCTGCCCCTCATCCCCTTGTTCCCCGCGGAACAGATCCAGTGGTGGTCCATCTTCCCCCAGGAAGCGGCCTTCATCGGCGCCTCCTTCCTGGCCTGGATCGTTTTTGAGAAGCGCCCCGTGAGGGAAATGGGATTGGCCCCGGTCTCTTTCCTCCGCTTCGCCGTCGGAGCGGGAATCGGCATCCTGATGATCGGCACGCTGTTCCTCCTCCTTTGGCCGAGTCCATGGTTGGAAGTGGCCGGCGTCCGCTGGAACAAAGCGGTTCTCTTCTCCGTTCTGTCAGCCGTCTCCGGTTTTTTGGCGGTCGCCGCAGGGGAAGAAATTTTCACCCGCGGATATGTACAAACCCTGCTCGTGGAGCGCCTGGGCGTATGGGGCGGCATCATCGCCACTTCCCTGCTCTTTTCCCTTCTCCACCTGCTCAATCCCCACACATCCCTGCTTCCGATGTTCAATCTGTTTCTCGCCGGCGTCCTCCTGGGTGTCATCAGGGAAGCGACCGGAAGCCTGTGGATGCCTGTCGGCCTTCATTTCACCTGGAATCTGACCCAGGAGCTGTTATCCCTACCGGTTTCCGGCGCGCGACTGACACCCCATTCTCCGGTGATCGCCGCGGAAAACGGTCCCGACTGGCTGACTGGAGGTCCCTTCGGTCTGGAAGGCGGCATCGCCGTCACCCTCATGCTCCTCCTGGCCATCCTGTGGTTTGTGCGGCGGGATCCTGAAAAGTTCAAGTTCAAAGGGATTCTTTCCGCCGCCAAACCTCTTCGTTAACCAGATGGGGAGGCCGTTTTCCCTGCAGGGGAGCCAGCAGATTGTCCACCGCCAATTCCGCCATTTTGAGGCGGGTGCTCCAGGTGGAACTTCCCAGGTGCGGAGACAACACCACGTTGTCCAGTTCGGCAAGCCCTTCCGCCAACTCCGGTTCGCGTTCGTACACGTCCAGGCCCGCTCCGGCGATCTGTCCTTCCCTTAGCGCCCGGACCAAGGCCCGTTCATCGACCAAGGGACCGCGCGCCGTGTTGATCAGATAGGCGGTCGATTTCATCATGGCCAGTTCCGCGGCACCGATCAGATGGTGCGTCTCTTCGCTGTAGGGAACGTGCAGGGAGACGAAATCGGCCTGCCGAAGCAGATCCGGCAGCGGACGGTAGGAGACCCCAAGCGCCCGCTCCTCGTCCTCGGGCAGGCGGGTGCGGGAATAATAAATCACTTGCATGTCAAAGCCCCGCGCCCGGCGGGCGACCGCCTTGCCGATCCGTCCCATCCCGATGATCC of the Planifilum fulgidum genome contains:
- a CDS encoding 2-hydroxyacid dehydrogenase, translating into MRPKVLVTRKLPQQALERLERHCDVDLNGEDRPLTRQELLNRIRDKDGILSMLTDRIDAELMDAAPKLKVISNYAVGFNNIDVKEATRRGIPVTNTPGVLTESTADLTWALIMDVARRVSEGDRVTRAGRWPGWSPMWMLGQDVHGATLGIIGMGRIGKAVARRARGFDMQVIYYSRTRLPEDEERALGVSYRPLPDLLRQADFVSLHVPYSEETHHLIGAAELAMMKSTAYLINTARGPLVDERALVRALREGQIAGAGLDVYEREPELAEGLAELDNVVLSPHLGSSTWSTRLKMAELAVDNLLAPLQGKRPPHLVNEEVWRRKESL
- a CDS encoding CPBP family intramembrane glutamic endopeptidase — translated: MEWLKLFGKLFLTLGLAIAGTILLSLPLIPLFPAEQIQWWSIFPQEAAFIGASFLAWIVFEKRPVREMGLAPVSFLRFAVGAGIGILMIGTLFLLLWPSPWLEVAGVRWNKAVLFSVLSAVSGFLAVAAGEEIFTRGYVQTLLVERLGVWGGIIATSLLFSLLHLLNPHTSLLPMFNLFLAGVLLGVIREATGSLWMPVGLHFTWNLTQELLSLPVSGARLTPHSPVIAAENGPDWLTGGPFGLEGGIAVTLMLLLAILWFVRRDPEKFKFKGILSAAKPLR